CATTTTGAATCTACAGGACCCGAGATATGGGAGCAAACTGCTGGTAAAATCACTCATTTTGTAGTAGGAGTAGGTACAGGTGGTACCATTTCTGGTGTAGGATCTTATCTAAAAATGAAAAACCCAAACGTAAAAGTTTGGGGTGTTGATACTTATGGCTCCGTTTTTAAGAAATACCACGAAACCGGAATATTTGATAAAAATGAGATCTACCCTTACATTACGGAAGGGATAGGCGAAGATATTCTGCCGCTAAATGTGAATTTTAATGTTATTGACGGTTTCACAAAAGTCACAGATAAAGATGCTGCAGTTTACACACAACGCTTATCTAAAGAAGAAGGTTTCTTTTTAGGTAATTCTGCCGGTGCAGCTATAAAAGGATTGCTTCAACTGAAAGAGCATTTTACAAAAGATGACGTGGTAGTAGTCCTTTTTCACGATCACGGTAGCCGCTATGTTGGTAAAATGTATAATGACGACTGGATGCGTGAAAAAGGATTTATTGATTAAATATCTTCTTTAGATGCGTTTAAACGTTCTATTTTATAATCTTCATCTTCTCCATTTTTAGAGATGGTTGCATAGCCATTATAGGTTTCAGAATTACCATCTTTAGTTTTAATTGTATACCGTAGCGGCAACTTGATGTTTGTACCATTATCTTGAGTTGTAACTGTGGCTTTTTCGGTTTCTGTAAAAGTTACCGTTACGGTCTCAATATTAGCATGCTTATCTGAAAAATCACTTCTAGTACCTCGATCACTAGTGATTGACATTGCTTCATAAGCTT
The sequence above is a segment of the Leeuwenhoekiella sp. MAR_2009_132 genome. Coding sequences within it:
- a CDS encoding PLP-dependent cysteine synthase family protein; this encodes MQYAQNILETIGNTPLVKLNKLTAELPCLVLAKYETFNPGNSVKDRMALKMVEDAEAAGILKPGGTIIEGTSGNTGMGLALVAIVKGYKMICVISDKQSKEKVDILKAVGSEVIVCPTDVEPDDPRSYYSTSKRLAEETPNSWYVNQYDNPSNCKAHFESTGPEIWEQTAGKITHFVVGVGTGGTISGVGSYLKMKNPNVKVWGVDTYGSVFKKYHETGIFDKNEIYPYITEGIGEDILPLNVNFNVIDGFTKVTDKDAAVYTQRLSKEEGFFLGNSAGAAIKGLLQLKEHFTKDDVVVVLFHDHGSRYVGKMYNDDWMREKGFID